The proteins below are encoded in one region of Limnochorda pilosa:
- a CDS encoding outer membrane lipoprotein-sorting protein gives MRRGWSGLAALAVFLVLAMATAAALLPTEGLAQTMSAREIVERSENRPEPRDLAATQTIRLISQAGGERSMQMQTFRRGDERMILWFVAPGEVRGTSLLRVEREDGEADIWLYLPAMRRTRRVSGSAQSGSFMGTDFSYNDMGRRRLDDYEYTLVDEAELDGEAVWVIEMVPRAGVESDYSRIRRYIRMSDFVTLQEDLYDGATLWKVMTVGDIHQIGGYTLPGRLEMVDVVKNHRTVMTFDEMAVDQGIDESFFSPRSLERIP, from the coding sequence GTGCGGAGAGGTTGGAGCGGGCTGGCAGCCCTGGCAGTATTCCTGGTCCTGGCAATGGCAACGGCGGCGGCCCTTCTACCCACCGAAGGGCTCGCTCAGACCATGAGCGCCCGGGAGATCGTCGAGCGGTCCGAGAACCGGCCGGAACCCAGAGACCTGGCAGCAACCCAGACGATTCGGCTCATCTCCCAGGCGGGGGGCGAGCGATCGATGCAGATGCAGACCTTCCGCCGAGGCGACGAGCGGATGATCCTCTGGTTCGTCGCTCCCGGCGAGGTTCGAGGGACGTCGCTCCTGCGGGTGGAGCGTGAAGACGGTGAAGCCGACATCTGGCTCTACCTGCCGGCGATGAGGCGGACGCGGCGGGTGAGCGGGTCGGCCCAGTCGGGCAGCTTCATGGGGACCGACTTCTCCTACAACGACATGGGGCGCCGCCGCCTGGACGACTACGAGTACACCCTGGTGGACGAGGCGGAACTGGACGGCGAGGCGGTCTGGGTGATCGAGATGGTCCCCCGTGCCGGGGTGGAGAGCGACTACAGTCGCATCCGGCGGTACATCCGAATGTCAGACTTCGTGACCCTCCAGGAGGACCTCTACGACGGGGCGACCCTGTGGAAGGTGATGACCGTCGGGGACATCCATCAGATCGGCGGGTACACGCTGCCGGGACGGCTGGAGATGGTCGACGTGGTGAAGAACCACCGCACGGTGATGACCTTCGACGAGATGGCCGTCGACCAGGGCATCGACGAGAGCTTCTTCTCCCCCCGCAGCCTGGAACGGATCCCGTAG
- a CDS encoding DUF1302 family protein has protein sequence MTHGPTDRWTILRPVLVVTLAAALVFVGPEAVWASGVGYVGSVSPRITLDPEDGWRSVPDAYRLAQLALFSSTDRFGWYLSGSAESRGGNQEIDLALGEAYVDAYLPRVDLRLGRQLVAWGTVDGNNPVDNLNPADLTLFSSATEPAEAKVPLAALRAVSYWGTYQDLRAELVLLPEFRGHGLPESPPLTFPVEEPEVDLLAPDWGVRVQRSFDRFDLALSYYDGHERMPTPDPTVPPSAAHYLPVQVLGLEGAVFDLGDLTLRGEAAYFLTADEDAFMQVKNPYLQYALQLEYLWGMETTLMLQYLGSHVTGIDSPAEEESQEEIPFRAGAPLFNLDSRAVALGLRHETTWLNVRPLALIWQGVLGLDRGGFLTGATLDLSLTDSLSLGLGARIARGLEGTPLAAVGQAGRVWTGVEYSF, from the coding sequence GTGACCCACGGACCAACCGATCGCTGGACGATTCTTCGCCCCGTACTCGTCGTGACTCTTGCCGCGGCCCTGGTTTTCGTCGGACCCGAGGCGGTGTGGGCTTCCGGGGTCGGCTACGTGGGGAGCGTCAGCCCCCGGATCACCCTGGATCCGGAGGATGGCTGGAGGAGCGTGCCCGACGCCTACCGGCTGGCCCAGCTGGCGCTCTTCTCGTCCACCGATCGGTTCGGCTGGTACCTCTCGGGATCGGCCGAGAGCCGCGGCGGGAACCAGGAGATCGATCTCGCCCTGGGCGAGGCGTACGTGGACGCCTACCTCCCCCGGGTGGACCTGCGACTCGGGCGCCAGCTGGTCGCATGGGGAACGGTGGACGGCAACAACCCGGTGGACAACCTGAACCCTGCGGACCTCACCCTCTTCTCGTCGGCAACGGAGCCGGCCGAGGCCAAGGTTCCCCTCGCCGCGCTGCGGGCCGTCTCCTACTGGGGAACCTACCAGGACCTGCGGGCCGAGCTGGTGCTGTTGCCCGAGTTTCGCGGGCACGGACTGCCCGAGAGTCCCCCTCTGACGTTCCCGGTGGAGGAGCCCGAGGTGGACCTCCTGGCGCCGGACTGGGGCGTGCGGGTCCAGCGCAGCTTCGACCGGTTCGACCTCGCGCTCTCGTACTATGACGGCCACGAGCGCATGCCCACGCCGGATCCGACCGTTCCGCCCTCCGCTGCGCACTACCTGCCCGTGCAGGTTCTGGGCCTGGAAGGGGCCGTCTTCGACCTGGGCGACCTGACGCTTCGGGGGGAGGCCGCCTACTTCCTGACAGCCGACGAGGACGCCTTCATGCAGGTGAAGAACCCTTACCTCCAGTACGCGCTCCAGCTCGAGTACCTGTGGGGTATGGAGACCACTCTGATGCTCCAGTACCTGGGATCCCATGTGACCGGCATCGACAGCCCGGCCGAGGAGGAGTCTCAGGAGGAGATCCCCTTCCGTGCCGGGGCGCCCCTCTTCAACCTGGACAGCCGCGCCGTCGCCCTTGGCCTCCGCCACGAGACGACGTGGCTCAACGTGAGGCCTCTCGCCCTGATCTGGCAGGGCGTCCTGGGCCTCGACCGGGGAGGCTTCCTCACCGGCGCCACCCTGGACCTCTCCCTGACCGACAGCCTCTCCCTGGGGCTCGGGGCGAGGATCGCCCGGGGGCTTGAAGGGACCCCTTTGGCTGCCGTGGGCCAGGCGGGCCGGGTCTGGACCGGGGTGGAGTACAGCTTCTAG
- a CDS encoding DUF6531 domain-containing protein: MIEEPGLHGSHGLVGDPTNPLTGEYLFSRTDLTVPGVGIPFEFTRAYGSNSSINGPLGPKWTHTYNRTLTMLWNYSMDVRDEQGRRWHYRFIPDPEIPVDSFDGDPLIEISLDLGYFVSSVLNSNTLHRNLDGTYVERTKEGLEYHYDGYWAKWRGENQKPTAGKLLSITDRNGNRISLTYDEEGRLIRVEDTVGRRYDLFYEGHLLVELRDPEDRRWRYGYDESGRLTQVANPIGAIWQFAYDSEGRMTRRTSPLGPSVRYRYDEEGRVSEVFGLDGSLINRFRYERGDLLRTEYTDMAGGKTVYVFDATGHLIEVQHPSGGVTQHEYDDGFNRIRSAYSEEGETRARYDERKNVVEWFEPSGEAYRFTYEPDFNGVTRIVDGRGNVTELTYDDRGNLIRVVDPQNGTTRYTYHRNGLPATVTDPEGRVTAFVYDEQGNLVTRMEHDGALTRYTYDGLGNLLSETDPAGRTTRYHYDELGQVVRVDEPSGAQHRYTYDLEGNLVAYEDPSGRIHRWPYDRLGRTWPSLGEID, encoded by the coding sequence ATGATCGAAGAACCCGGCTTGCATGGCAGCCATGGTCTGGTAGGCGACCCAACCAACCCCTTGACGGGTGAGTACCTCTTCAGCCGGACGGACCTTACCGTCCCCGGAGTCGGCATCCCCTTCGAGTTCACCCGGGCCTATGGATCCAACTCGTCGATCAACGGGCCGCTGGGTCCCAAGTGGACCCACACGTACAACCGGACGCTCACGATGCTTTGGAACTACTCCATGGATGTCCGGGACGAGCAGGGGCGCAGGTGGCACTACCGCTTCATACCGGATCCCGAGATCCCCGTGGACTCCTTCGACGGGGACCCTTTGATCGAGATAAGCCTCGATCTGGGGTACTTCGTCTCCAGCGTACTCAACTCCAACACCCTGCACCGCAACCTGGACGGGACGTATGTGGAGCGCACCAAGGAAGGTCTGGAGTACCATTACGACGGGTACTGGGCGAAATGGCGGGGCGAGAACCAAAAACCGACGGCGGGCAAGCTCCTGTCCATCACCGATCGCAACGGCAACCGCATCAGCCTCACCTACGATGAGGAGGGGCGGCTGATCCGGGTTGAAGACACCGTCGGCCGCAGGTACGACCTCTTCTATGAAGGGCATCTCCTGGTGGAGCTCAGGGACCCAGAGGATCGCCGGTGGCGCTACGGCTACGACGAGTCGGGGCGCCTGACGCAGGTTGCGAACCCCATCGGGGCCATCTGGCAGTTCGCGTACGACTCCGAGGGCCGGATGACCCGGCGTACGAGCCCCTTGGGGCCGAGCGTCCGGTATCGGTACGACGAAGAGGGGCGAGTGAGCGAGGTCTTCGGGCTGGACGGGTCGCTGATCAACCGCTTCCGGTATGAGCGGGGCGATCTCCTGCGCACCGAGTACACGGACATGGCGGGTGGAAAGACGGTCTACGTCTTCGACGCCACGGGGCACCTCATCGAGGTGCAGCACCCGTCGGGCGGCGTGACCCAGCACGAGTACGATGACGGCTTCAACCGGATACGATCGGCCTACTCTGAGGAGGGAGAGACGAGGGCCCGCTACGACGAACGGAAGAACGTGGTCGAGTGGTTCGAGCCGTCGGGGGAGGCCTACCGTTTCACCTACGAGCCGGATTTCAACGGGGTCACCCGAATCGTCGACGGGCGCGGGAACGTGACGGAGCTGACGTATGACGACCGAGGCAACCTGATCCGGGTCGTCGACCCGCAGAACGGGACGACACGCTATACGTACCACCGCAACGGGCTGCCGGCGACGGTCACCGATCCCGAAGGGCGCGTCACTGCCTTCGTCTATGACGAGCAGGGCAACCTCGTCACCCGCATGGAGCACGACGGGGCGCTGACCCGCTACACCTACGACGGCCTCGGCAACCTGCTGAGCGAGACCGATCCCGCGGGGCGGACGACCCGGTACCACTACGACGAGCTCGGACAGGTGGTCCGGGTGGACGAACCGTCGGGCGCACAGCATCGCTACACCTATGACCTGGAGGGGAACCTGGTTGCCTACGAGGATCCCTCCGGGAGGATTCACCGATGGCCGTACGATCGCCTAGGGCGAACCTGGCCCTCCCTCGGGGAGATAGACTAG
- the sfsA gene encoding DNA/RNA nuclease SfsA: protein MLLSFAGGLEPVRVVRRVNRFAVRVDRHGAPALAHLPNSGRLNELLRPGTPGLLRASTDPARRTCGDLVLVQAAGRDRTGWVSVDARLPGRLALRILELGLLARAPRLSELRQEVCFRQSRLDLAGTESGTGRPFWGEAKSVTLVQEGVALFPDAPTDRGRRHLEELIEARRIGALAMVLFVILRDDARAFAPYAANDPAFARTLRRAHEAGVQVRAAACSVSPEGVRWLRELPARVAGAKG from the coding sequence ATGTTGCTCTCCTTCGCCGGGGGGCTGGAGCCGGTCCGGGTGGTGCGGCGGGTGAACCGCTTCGCCGTTCGCGTGGACAGGCACGGTGCCCCTGCCCTCGCCCACCTGCCCAACTCGGGTCGCCTCAACGAACTGCTCCGCCCGGGCACCCCCGGGCTTCTTCGCGCCTCCACCGACCCCGCCCGCCGCACCTGCGGCGACCTGGTGCTGGTGCAGGCGGCCGGCCGCGACAGGACGGGCTGGGTGAGCGTCGACGCCCGCCTGCCCGGACGCCTGGCCCTACGGATCCTGGAGCTTGGCCTGCTGGCCAGGGCCCCCCGCCTTTCGGAGCTCCGGCAGGAGGTCTGCTTCAGGCAAAGCCGGCTGGACCTGGCCGGCACCGAGTCGGGAACGGGCCGTCCCTTCTGGGGCGAGGCCAAGTCCGTCACCCTGGTGCAGGAGGGCGTCGCGCTCTTCCCCGACGCTCCCACCGACCGGGGCCGCCGCCACCTGGAGGAGCTGATCGAAGCCCGCCGGATCGGCGCCCTGGCCATGGTCCTCTTCGTTATCCTGAGAGACGACGCCCGCGCCTTCGCGCCCTACGCCGCCAACGATCCGGCCTTCGCCCGAACGCTGCGGCGGGCGCACGAGGCTGGCGTCCAGGTGCGGGCCGCCGCCTGCTCTGTCTCGCCCGAGGGCGTTCGGTGGCTTAGGGAGCTTCCCGCCCGAGTCGCTGGGGCCAAGGGATAG
- a CDS encoding Fur family transcriptional regulator has translation MSIQQQKRPRFLRHTRQREAILRVLRMTHEHPTADWIYQEVRKEIPHISLGTVYRNLKILTEMGEAQEMSYGSSYSRYDGDPRLHYHFVCDDCGRIEDLEMPLVEGLEAKAAEWTDGRIESHRLEFHGLCRECNGR, from the coding sequence ATGTCCATCCAGCAGCAGAAGCGTCCCCGCTTCCTCCGGCACACGCGCCAGCGCGAGGCGATCCTGCGGGTCCTCCGGATGACGCACGAGCACCCCACCGCCGACTGGATCTACCAGGAGGTCCGCAAGGAGATCCCGCACATCAGCCTGGGGACCGTCTACCGCAACCTGAAGATCCTCACGGAGATGGGCGAGGCCCAGGAGATGTCGTACGGCAGCTCCTACAGCCGCTACGACGGCGATCCCCGGCTTCACTACCACTTCGTGTGCGACGACTGCGGCCGCATCGAGGACCTGGAGATGCCACTGGTGGAGGGTCTCGAGGCCAAGGCCGCCGAGTGGACCGACGGCAGGATCGAGAGCCACCGGCTCGAATTCCATGGCCTGTGCCGGGAGTGCAACGGCCGCTAG
- the acnA gene encoding aconitate hydratase AcnA has translation MAARSDVFGARGTLETARGPAVVYRLRRLEDQGLASIDRLPFSLRILLENLLRHVDGYVVRPEDVEALARWKPGAEPREIAFMPARVVLQDFTGVPAAVDLAAMRSAMKRMGGDPKKINPLIPVDLVIDHSVQVDLFGTQYAFLGNVEKEFERNRERYALLRWAQKAFDNFRVVPPGTGIVHQVNLEYLASVVQLREQGGEVAAFPDTLVGTDSHTTMINGLGVLGWGVGGIEAEAVMLGQPYSMLIPEVVGVRLTGRLPEGATATDLVLRVTEMLRKKGVVGKFVEYFGPGLSTLSLPDRATLANMSPEYGATMGFFPVDDETLAYLRGTGREEEQVRLVERYCKEQGLFRTDGSPDPQYSDVLELDMSTVEPSLAGPRRPQDRVPLGQVKTSFQKALAESFGRSGNGHAAPAGSDPASAAGSEAGAAANGSDNGRLSDGAVAIAAITSCTNTSNPSVMVGAGILARKAVERGLRVKPYVKTSMAPGSRVVTDYLQAAGLLPYLEALRFHVVGYGCTTCIGNSGQLPEASAKQVEEGNLVVAAVLSGNRNFEGRINPLVKANYLASPPLVIAYALAGRMDVDLATDPLGYDPNGRPVYLKEIWPTQEEIRETIDRTLRPEIFRNRYGQVFEGDERWKGLPVPKGDLYEWDAASTYIQEPPFFVDMPLDPPAPADIRSARALAVLGDSITTDHISPAGAIAKDGPAGRYLQERGVGVADFNTYGSRRGNHEVMMRGTFANIRLRNLLAPGTEGGWTRHLPDGKVMTLYDAAVAYRQEGVPLVVLAGREYGTGSSRDWAAKGPYLLGVQAAIAESFERIHRSNLIGMGILPLQFLPGESRESLGLDGTELYDIEGIAGDLQPGATLSVQARRGDGSEVRFQVTARIDTPVELESYRNGGILQAVLRKLL, from the coding sequence ATGGCTGCCCGTTCGGACGTCTTCGGGGCCCGGGGAACGTTGGAGACCGCCCGGGGTCCGGCCGTCGTCTACCGTCTCCGGCGGCTGGAGGACCAGGGCCTCGCCTCCATCGACCGCCTTCCTTTCTCGCTCCGCATCCTGCTCGAGAACCTGCTGCGCCATGTGGACGGCTACGTGGTCAGGCCTGAGGACGTGGAGGCCCTGGCCCGCTGGAAGCCGGGCGCCGAGCCCCGGGAGATCGCCTTCATGCCGGCCCGGGTGGTGTTGCAGGACTTCACCGGCGTGCCCGCCGCGGTGGACCTGGCCGCCATGCGCTCGGCCATGAAGCGCATGGGCGGCGATCCGAAGAAGATCAACCCGCTCATCCCCGTGGACCTGGTGATCGACCACTCGGTCCAGGTGGACCTCTTCGGCACCCAGTACGCGTTCCTGGGCAACGTGGAGAAGGAGTTCGAGCGGAACCGGGAGCGTTACGCCCTGCTCCGCTGGGCCCAGAAGGCCTTCGACAACTTCCGGGTGGTGCCGCCGGGCACGGGCATCGTCCACCAGGTGAACCTGGAGTACCTGGCCAGCGTGGTGCAGCTCCGGGAGCAGGGGGGCGAGGTGGCTGCCTTCCCCGATACCCTGGTGGGCACGGACTCGCACACCACCATGATCAACGGCCTGGGGGTGCTGGGCTGGGGCGTGGGCGGCATCGAGGCGGAGGCGGTCATGCTGGGGCAGCCCTACTCCATGCTCATCCCCGAGGTGGTGGGCGTCCGGCTCACGGGCCGGCTGCCCGAGGGTGCCACGGCCACCGACCTGGTGCTGCGGGTCACGGAGATGCTGCGGAAGAAGGGCGTGGTGGGCAAGTTCGTGGAGTACTTCGGGCCGGGCCTCTCCACCCTGAGCCTGCCGGACCGGGCCACCCTGGCCAACATGAGCCCCGAGTACGGCGCCACCATGGGCTTCTTCCCCGTCGATGACGAGACCCTGGCCTACCTGCGGGGCACCGGGCGCGAGGAGGAGCAGGTGCGCCTGGTGGAGCGCTACTGCAAGGAGCAGGGTCTCTTCCGCACCGACGGCTCCCCCGACCCCCAGTACTCGGACGTGCTCGAGCTTGACATGTCCACGGTGGAGCCGAGCCTGGCCGGCCCCCGCCGGCCCCAGGACCGGGTGCCCCTCGGCCAGGTGAAGACCAGCTTCCAGAAGGCCCTGGCCGAGTCGTTCGGGCGGTCTGGCAACGGCCACGCGGCGCCAGCGGGCAGCGACCCGGCAAGCGCTGCAGGCAGCGAGGCGGGCGCCGCCGCCAACGGCTCAGACAACGGCCGCCTCTCCGACGGCGCGGTGGCCATCGCCGCCATCACCAGCTGCACCAACACCTCGAACCCGTCGGTGATGGTGGGCGCCGGCATCCTGGCCCGGAAGGCGGTGGAGCGGGGCCTGCGAGTGAAGCCCTACGTGAAGACCAGCATGGCCCCGGGCTCCCGGGTGGTCACCGACTACCTGCAGGCCGCGGGCCTGCTTCCCTACCTGGAGGCGCTCCGCTTCCACGTGGTGGGCTATGGCTGCACCACCTGCATCGGCAACAGCGGCCAGCTCCCCGAAGCCTCGGCCAAGCAGGTGGAGGAAGGGAACCTGGTGGTGGCGGCGGTCCTCTCGGGCAACCGGAACTTCGAGGGCCGCATCAACCCGCTGGTGAAGGCCAACTACCTGGCCTCACCGCCCCTGGTCATCGCCTACGCCCTGGCCGGGCGCATGGACGTGGACCTGGCCACCGACCCCCTGGGCTACGACCCCAACGGCCGGCCCGTCTATCTGAAGGAGATCTGGCCCACCCAGGAGGAGATCCGGGAGACCATCGACCGGACCCTCCGCCCGGAGATCTTCCGGAACCGCTACGGCCAGGTCTTCGAGGGCGACGAGCGCTGGAAGGGCCTGCCCGTTCCCAAGGGCGACCTCTACGAGTGGGATGCGGCCTCCACCTACATCCAGGAGCCGCCCTTCTTCGTCGACATGCCCCTCGATCCTCCGGCCCCGGCCGACATCCGGTCGGCGCGGGCGCTGGCGGTGCTGGGCGACTCGATCACCACCGACCACATCTCGCCTGCGGGCGCCATCGCCAAGGACGGTCCCGCCGGTCGCTACCTCCAGGAGCGCGGCGTCGGGGTGGCGGACTTCAACACCTACGGTTCCCGGCGGGGGAACCACGAGGTGATGATGCGGGGCACCTTCGCCAACATCCGGCTGCGGAACCTGCTGGCGCCCGGAACCGAGGGCGGTTGGACCCGCCACCTGCCCGACGGCAAGGTGATGACCCTCTACGACGCGGCCGTGGCCTACCGCCAGGAGGGCGTGCCGCTGGTGGTGCTGGCCGGCAGGGAGTACGGCACCGGCTCCTCCCGCGACTGGGCGGCCAAGGGCCCGTACCTCCTGGGCGTGCAGGCGGCCATCGCCGAGAGCTTCGAGCGCATCCACCGGAGCAACCTGATCGGCATGGGGATCCTGCCGCTCCAGTTCCTTCCGGGTGAGAGCCGGGAGAGCCTGGGGCTCGACGGCACCGAGCTCTACGACATCGAGGGCATCGCCGGCGACCTTCAGCCGGGCGCCACCCTCTCGGTGCAGGCCCGGCGCGGGGACGGCTCCGAGGTCCGCTTCCAGGTGACGGCCCGCATCGACACGCCGGTGGAGCTCGAGTCGTACCGGAACGGCGGCATCCTGCAGGCGGTGCTGCGGAAACTCCTGTGA
- a CDS encoding CRISPR-associated helicase/endonuclease Cas3, translating to MDPLFLLWGKTTRGQRETAYQPQQELVFHPLLLHMIDTAEVARAIWRRALGASLRGRWARAWGVDVDSAEAAVACLAGSHDLGKASPPFQVKWASGATALQNAGLRFPRPIGTAPHGIVTASELPQILSAMGISRNVADHLSRAVGGHHGALPAYHDTELVSEVVSEVGDDDWKSMRKELFGRLAIVEDADPVLATLATLGDVPAWTLMCLAGLASVADWIASDLDSFPTEGRLDGALQGTLPSYRLHAEQRAQAAMDRLLWTSPPARNGRPAFQQLFAFSPNSLQQQIGELAVDLGTPSLVIIEAPTGQGKSEAALYAAHLLTKQQGRHGLYFALPTEATSNQMFRRVVRYLSKAYPGYPVNTQLLHGHAALSAELEALLGRSGSLLNPQGVGDEGATNEDATPNVLASEWFLPRKRGLLAPFGIGTVDQVLLGVLRIRHFFVRLFGLAGKTVIIDEVHAYDAYMITLLNSLLEWLAHMGSSVIVLSATLPAKRREELVQAFARGAGISEAAEHDHVSASYPRITWVTEGRPPRSASIPVDDTASRLIRLRWVSESDDPQGLERLGQSLDSRLLGGGCAAVICNTVAEAQRVFRALTPIFTSQDAGDGAPELELFHAQFPLCQRQEIERRVVSRFGKVGSEGVRRPWRAVLVATQVIEQSLDLDFDVMVTQMAPADLVVQRAGRLWRHPTTPRPAGPNDAELWIWQGHPDQDGAPSFPKGDLRVYDEYVLLCSWLALRNRDRLRIPDDVEGLVESVYSESDCPNGLTSEFSLRFRRAREVMLRHRDLYEVEAERRVVRVPAGAWELFMGERQLSEPEDDHVEVNAALQALTRIGVPSITAIILQGTENGPWFIPGEHRELDRNHRPDVDVVKRLLAWSVRISHHGVVRAMSGREGLPPSWRQSPLLRGCRVLLIDEGGLGRAGDWIVHIDPRLGLVIEDATS from the coding sequence ATGGATCCGCTCTTTCTGTTGTGGGGGAAGACCACTCGAGGACAGCGGGAGACAGCCTACCAGCCGCAGCAGGAACTCGTCTTTCATCCCCTCCTTCTTCACATGATTGATACCGCAGAGGTTGCTCGAGCGATATGGCGTCGTGCGTTGGGGGCCTCCCTTCGTGGTCGCTGGGCTCGAGCGTGGGGGGTCGACGTGGACAGCGCCGAAGCCGCAGTGGCCTGTCTGGCAGGCAGTCACGACCTGGGCAAGGCCTCCCCACCGTTCCAGGTGAAGTGGGCGTCTGGGGCGACGGCGCTCCAAAACGCTGGTTTGCGGTTCCCGCGACCCATCGGGACGGCCCCGCACGGGATTGTCACTGCGAGCGAGTTGCCCCAGATTCTGAGCGCGATGGGGATCTCTCGTAACGTGGCGGATCACCTCTCTCGGGCCGTGGGTGGTCATCATGGCGCGTTGCCAGCCTATCACGACACGGAACTCGTGTCGGAAGTGGTGAGCGAGGTCGGGGACGATGACTGGAAGAGCATGCGGAAGGAGTTGTTCGGGAGACTGGCCATCGTAGAGGATGCCGATCCGGTCCTCGCGACGCTCGCAACGCTGGGCGATGTTCCGGCATGGACGCTTATGTGTTTGGCTGGGTTGGCCAGCGTTGCCGACTGGATCGCGTCCGACCTCGATTCGTTCCCAACCGAAGGGCGGCTGGACGGCGCTCTCCAGGGAACTCTTCCGTCCTACCGACTGCACGCGGAGCAGCGGGCGCAGGCTGCCATGGATCGGCTCCTGTGGACGTCTCCACCCGCCAGGAATGGTCGACCGGCTTTCCAGCAGTTGTTCGCATTCAGCCCCAACAGCTTGCAGCAACAGATCGGTGAGCTCGCCGTGGACCTCGGCACGCCTTCGCTCGTCATCATTGAGGCCCCCACGGGACAGGGAAAGAGCGAAGCCGCGCTTTACGCGGCACACCTGCTCACTAAACAGCAGGGGCGGCACGGGCTCTATTTCGCCTTGCCCACAGAGGCTACCAGTAACCAAATGTTCCGGCGGGTTGTGAGGTACCTCAGTAAGGCGTACCCCGGCTATCCTGTGAACACCCAGCTGCTTCACGGGCATGCAGCCCTCTCTGCCGAGCTGGAGGCACTGCTTGGGCGCAGCGGGTCGCTACTCAATCCGCAAGGGGTGGGCGACGAGGGGGCAACGAACGAGGATGCCACGCCTAACGTTCTGGCGTCAGAGTGGTTCCTCCCCAGGAAGCGTGGGTTGCTTGCACCCTTCGGCATCGGGACGGTGGACCAGGTCCTCTTGGGTGTTCTACGGATTCGTCATTTCTTCGTGCGCCTCTTCGGGCTTGCCGGCAAGACCGTGATCATCGACGAGGTCCATGCTTACGACGCCTACATGATCACGCTCCTAAACTCCCTTCTGGAGTGGCTGGCCCATATGGGATCGTCGGTGATAGTGCTGTCGGCCACGCTTCCCGCGAAACGCCGTGAGGAACTGGTGCAGGCGTTTGCCAGGGGAGCCGGGATCTCGGAGGCCGCAGAACATGACCATGTATCAGCCTCGTACCCGAGGATCACATGGGTAACGGAAGGGCGGCCGCCCCGGAGCGCGTCGATCCCGGTTGACGACACTGCATCGCGCCTCATTCGGCTCCGCTGGGTGTCCGAGAGCGATGATCCGCAGGGCTTGGAGCGCCTTGGCCAGAGCCTAGACTCAAGGTTGTTGGGCGGCGGCTGCGCAGCTGTGATCTGCAACACTGTGGCGGAAGCGCAACGGGTGTTTAGGGCGCTGACCCCGATCTTCACGTCCCAAGACGCTGGCGATGGTGCGCCTGAACTCGAGCTTTTCCACGCGCAGTTCCCTCTATGCCAGCGCCAGGAGATCGAGCGGCGCGTCGTCTCTCGCTTTGGCAAAGTCGGGAGCGAAGGCGTGCGCCGGCCATGGCGAGCGGTTCTGGTCGCAACCCAGGTGATCGAGCAAAGCCTGGATCTCGACTTTGACGTCATGGTGACGCAGATGGCTCCGGCGGACTTGGTGGTGCAGCGGGCTGGGCGATTGTGGCGCCATCCCACCACACCTCGGCCCGCGGGACCGAACGATGCGGAGCTGTGGATTTGGCAGGGGCATCCCGATCAGGACGGGGCACCGTCGTTTCCCAAAGGCGATCTGCGGGTCTACGACGAGTATGTTCTCCTTTGCTCGTGGCTGGCGTTACGAAATCGTGATCGGTTACGCATCCCGGATGACGTGGAGGGTCTTGTTGAATCTGTGTACAGTGAGTCGGATTGTCCGAATGGGCTGACAAGCGAGTTTAGCCTGCGCTTCAGGCGCGCGAGGGAGGTCATGTTGCGTCATCGAGACCTCTACGAGGTGGAGGCCGAAAGGCGAGTTGTGCGGGTGCCGGCCGGAGCATGGGAGCTCTTCATGGGCGAACGCCAGTTGAGCGAGCCGGAAGACGACCATGTGGAGGTGAACGCTGCACTGCAGGCGCTCACGCGGATTGGGGTACCCAGCATAACGGCGATCATCCTCCAGGGAACAGAGAATGGGCCGTGGTTCATCCCAGGGGAGCATAGGGAGCTGGACCGAAACCACCGCCCGGATGTAGATGTGGTGAAAAGGCTCCTGGCGTGGTCCGTGAGGATCTCACATCATGGGGTGGTTCGCGCAATGAGCGGGCGAGAAGGGCTTCCGCCGTCGTGGAGACAGTCGCCCCTCTTACGAGGCTGTCGAGTCCTGCTCATCGACGAGGGCGGCCTGGGACGAGCGGGTGATTGGATCGTGCACATCGACCCGCGCCTGGGTTTGGTCATCGAGGATGCGACGAGTTAG